Below is a window of Chelmon rostratus isolate fCheRos1 chromosome 23, fCheRos1.pri, whole genome shotgun sequence DNA.
CGGATGTTTTCGGCGACCACAACCCAGGAAGCGGCAGCCCGAccaaagaggaaacacagacaggaacgAGAGCTATCAGAGGTAGCTGACTCTGTAAATCTTCTATTTGATCGCACTGTGGTGCCACATGGGAGAGGCTTTTTCTGGAATACAgaaatgttttcccattttcttctttgtgaaCATGTCTCTGCTGTAATGTGCAACCTTTCATACAGTAACACATTACTATTATCTGAGATATATGAGTGTTTAATATCTTTCAGGAGATGCAGTTAGCCCAGAAGCTTTCAGCAACCACAGCCCAGGAAAGATCAGTCCAAccaaaggagaaaaacaaggaggTCCAAAAACTGTCACAGGTACAGCACTGACGGTCCACTGgttggttcaccactttggtccaggctgaTATATAGCTTTAGATGGTTGCAATGAAATTATCtgcaaacattcatggtccccagaagatTAATTCTACTGCCATGttgataaatgatgataaatgattaaTCCAGAAAAGTTTTTTCAGATTAAtcactgatgaaaataatcattagtggGAGCCCTATAATATATAACAGCAACACAGATGTTGGTGCAGCTGAAATATATAATTCATTTTTGCAAAGCAGGGATCGGTTTTCTAGCGATGCTTCAAATATGATGAACTTCCACTTTTCTCTGACAGAACGTGCCGGTTTCAACAAGTGCCACCACCCAAATGAATCCTGCATCAGCAGAAGCCGCAACTGAGGAGGATCCTACatcatgtatgtacagtatgatgGTTTTTAATAAtcagtaaaagaaagaaaatggtgACAGTCAACATTGTGTCCTTCAACAGCGAGTGAAGCTGCACAGCTCTCAGATTCCTCCACTGGCTTGAAGGTACAGCTGATATTTCACTCGTTGTCAACGACAACTTTTTCCACACATTGAGCCTCATACACCACTTTTATACTGTTCATTTATACGTGTCTTGCATTGAGTGTTAAACATGTTTCAGGTGAAGGAACTAGCCCAGATGTTTTCAGCGACCACAACCCAGGACACAGCAGCCCGACCCGACCTATCGCAAGTACTAGACCCTCTGTAAATCAGACcagaaagtaaacaaacacaatgtgttGCTATATGATTACTAAAATGTTTCCAGGTGGTTGTTGAAATGTTAGTAAGGGGTGGTTGCATGGCAATTCTAGGTGGTTACTAGGTGGTTGTTGGATATACTCATTATTTAGTTGGACACTTGGTTCTGTTATCTATCAGGCAAAGTTTATATCCGGGAAGGTGTCACCTACCACAGTCAAGGAAACTGCAGTCCAcccaaaggaggaagaaaatgacGATCAAAACCGATCACAGGTACAGCACGAGTGCCTCCATGGAGCTGTTTTTAGCTGTGTCTGGGTACATTCATTTTCTAAGACATCCAGGTTTTAAACTGTTAAAAGCCTTTATTAGAATCAGTTGACTTTTGAAAGAAACAGTCAACAAGACGGGGAGCTCATCCAAACACCATTGTCCATTGAGAAGGGATACACGCAAAGAAGTCACGTGATCAGCAAATGACAGCTGAAATCATTCAGCTGCCCGAATTCATTTTTGCAAAACAGGGATAGGTTTTCTAGCAGTGCTTCAAATCTTATAAACTTCTACCTTTCTCTGACAGAACGTGCCAGTTTCAACAAGTGCCACCACCCTAATGAATCCTGCATCAGCAGAAGCCACAACTGAGGAGGCTCCTACATCATGTATGTACGGTATGATGGTTCATTAATAATcagtagaaaaaagaaaatgtggttGACAGTCAACATCTTCTCCTTCAACAGTGAGTGAAGCTGCACAGCTCTCAGATTCCTCCACTGGCTTGAAGGTACAGCTGATTTTTCACTTGTGGGGATGTCGACATCATCTTGTTTAACACATTGAGCCTCACAGAGTACTTTTATACTGGTGGTGACTTCATGGGTCTTGCACTGAGTGTTAAACGTATTTCAGGTGAAGGAATTGGCCCGGATGTTTTCAGCAACCACAACCCAGGAAACTGCAGTCCAACCAAAgggcaaagacagagagaaacaaagactaTCACAGGTACATGTATAAATAGTGTGTAATAGTGTATGTAATAAACAACCTGatcttgcctttgtgtttagACCTGGTATTTTGAAGCCATTCTTGTTGCCTCGTGGCAAATCAGCACCAGactccctttaaaaaaatctgagttttgtgagtttttgtgaGTTTGGGAAACTTTATAaactttgtgaaatgctgtctACAAAAAATCTTAATTGTTTGGCTCCTCTTTTGAATTCTGCAAATTTAATACATAAGTTATTTCTTTCTTGTCATAAAACAtgttgtgtcagtttgtcccaGCTTCTTGCAGTATCAGCATGAAGGCTACGCTGTGACTAGACAAATTATCGGCCTcgttaacagcagatcagctgcacccAGATgacctccagatgtggtcaggcaGCTCCCATCACATGCATTTATACCttaatttaatgcatttatcCTGATCCGGATAATGTATCCGGATACAGATTTCATTTTAACACCAGGTTACCTGATCATTAAGATGTTTGCAGGTGGTGGCTGAAATGTCAATAGGGTGTGGTTGCACGGCATTTTGAAGTGCTTACAAGGTAGTTGTTGGATATACTCATTAATTTTCTGGATCGTTGAGGATTTATTGTCTTTGAGGCAGAGCTTAAAGCCCACAGACCAGGACACAGCAGCCCACCATGTActaaaaaatacacaacattTTCGCAGCATTTTCTTGCAAATGCCTCAAATATTATAAACTTCCACCTTTCTCTGACAGAACGTGCCAGTTTCAACAAGTGCCACCACCCAAATGAATCATGCATCAGCAGAAGCCACAACGGAGGAGGTTCCTAAATCATGTATGTACAGAATTATGGTTTATTAATAATCAGTAGTATTAAGAAAACGTGGATCACGGTCAACATCTTCTCCCTCAACAGCGAGTGAAGCTGCACAGTTCTCAGACTTCTCCATGGGTTTGAAGGTACAGCTGGTTTTTGACTTGATGGGATGTCAGAAAAAACTTCTCTAACGTGACTTCATGACTTAAATGTGTCTTGCACTGAGTGTTAAACATGTTTCAGGTGAAGGAACTGGCCCAGATGTTTTCAGCGCCAACAACCCAGGAAACAGCCGTCCGACCAAAGCCCAAAGGCAAGGAGGATCAAACCCCATCATAGGCACAGCACCGGTGCCttgattgtgctgtttttagccTGACCAGTCaagattgaaatatctcaacagctaaaCGATGGAAATTTTTGCAGACATTCACGGTGCCCAGATAATGAATCATAATGATTTTAGATTCCCCCCATCACCAATAAGTTTTCCCTGATCATTTTATTTAGTACTGTCATCAGGtagaaatatttatttatctacTTAAGGGAACCTTGCTCAGCTGGAGatctgaaatgtggtgaaatgtCATAGTTCTATATGTCTAGAGATTTAAGACCAAAATCCCAATTTACCCAGTTTGGCTCACTATAGCACTGATGCAGTAACTTTATCCTGTACCCATTGGTAGAAAACAAGTGGGTCATCAACCCAaaacattagttttttttacccattttttatattatttgtttAACCTGAACAAAATGTTTATGATGTAGGGTGTAGTGTGGAGTGTTGTGTGTAAATATAGGCTAAATTGTACATGTTTAAGTGTTTTTCCGAACTCTGGTGCATGTAAACCACTGCACACAGATGCTTTGTATCTGCAGATGGGAAGAAAGTGAGCAACAGAGGGAAGAAGCAGGAAGCTCCGGGGAGGTCTGGTAGATCCTGGGGCTCAGCAGGCTGACCTCTGGGAAGTCTGACTGGGAGGTTGTTGACAGCTGCAAGACAGGATGGGATCTGAGTGTAACAAGAGGTGATCCAAACCGCAAGGGGAAACTCTTGCTTCCCTAATAGCAGTTACTGGGTCACTGGAAACGACGAGTGTGCAGCCCTGACAGCACCGCCGGTTTGTTCTTCCCGGAAAGGAAAAGCACAAAACGTGGGACTGTTTGTGCTTTATGAGGAAAATCTCGTCTTCTTGTACAATCTCACATCTACTCGTGTACTGAGTGTTCGTTCTCTCTCCGTTTGCACCTTAAAGGAGATGCTGAAAGTGTTGATCCTCTGATTATCCCACCTGTGAGATACCAGGAATTATGCATTAGAATGTTAatatgagggtgtgtgtgtatttactgttttcattgttaatgtCAGCATTTTATGGTTAATGTTAGCACTTTTGTTAAAGCTACATTTTGTTAAATAATAATCAAGGCTGCACAGTTGCAGGTGTTGTGTCTTAAAGCACCTTGTATGGTCGagttcctacatttcccataatgcagaTGCATCATGTCTGTAAAGCTCAATTAAGTTGGCCTCTTGATGAGTAAGCTGAACTGTTATTGtgctttaatgttttacttAATGTAATGCAAAGGACTGCTCTATAGTTGATCTTACAAGATCTGCAGTTTATTTCTACATACCTAATTAAGGATATCCTTTAAAGTTTTCTGTATAATaaggaagtgtttttttttattagaattCATACATCCTATCAAATCTGTAGTAGCTACTCCTCTAAGAGTCCACAGTCCAGGAACTAAAAGTTGGCTGCTTATCCTTAAAGCGACACTTTGCatattcaacttttcatttgtctcttattacaaacaataaaacacagtgttgCTCAAAAagtttaattgaaaaaaaagtattgaagtgtttatattaaatgttttattaaacgTACAATGGCACTGTaggtaaaaaataaatgaataaaacagaaaccgGGGGTGGTGGGTAatattctgagaaaaaaaactcaaaattaaagttgtaaatttatgagaaaaaaaaatggatattCTCTGATCTTGTAAAATCAGaaatttggaagaaaaaaaactaaggttcctaaacaacaacaacaacaaaatctcACAAATTTGTAATTTTAATCTCAGACAAATTACAATCTTTTGGGCCCACAAACTAATCTACTATAATCTCAGAGAATATTCAGGTTTTTGCTCATAAATTTAAGACTAATTGTTTTTCTCTTGGAGTAttactctcctcctcctgctccatattttattcattcattaaatacCTACTGTGGCCCTGATACTCCCTCATACAAATGGGTAGATGCACAGTCTTCTCTTGGCTGCTTGTCATGACCATGGAGTGGAAATATAACCTTATTCTTCTGTTGCTCATGTTCACATGTTGAAATGATAGATAGACTTACGCAATAGATTAGTGTTGTGTAAGAACATCACAGTAGTTAAGTGTTTGTTAGAAGTCGCGCTTTGGGGCATTTACAGAGAAAACCTCAGGATCACTGCGGCTGAAACGAAACTGAAAGAGTTCGGGATGAAACGAGAgcgacaggaaatgaaagccaGATGATTCAGAGGAGCGTCGAGGTGACAGAGCGCAAGgtaagctgctgctgctgctctcattctgttcttcttcttcatctaaAGCTCTTTGTGATGTCTACTGGAGTCACGATGCAACATAACGCACAAAAAGCCTTCAGGTGAGACGTTCAGGGGTTTATGTTTCCCCACTTGGTAGCTTTAAAATGTTAGACTGATGGAGGaagtaacattaaaaaaacacttttactttgaaagaaAGAGCTTTGattgctggatttttttttttatgttaagcCTGTTAGACGtcagtttatttgtttaaagcTTATATAATAGGTGACACAATGAGCCTGAAGCCGGGGCAGGACAGCAGGGCTGCGGTGGTTCACCACAGGTATCAGGGTGTGTTCAAAACGCAGGAAacatgaagaggagagagagtaaAACTCCGCTGtcagagagaaataaaatctCCTTTAATGCACGAGATTATTAGATCGTGTTCTGCTGCACACCTGAGCTCAGTCCGCAGTCcacttgaaaataaataatgcttTGTTGATTGGTTTAGAGTGATGTCATCCATTGCCAAACTTTGGacacagacagttttttttccaatagAAGAGCAAACATAAAACATTCTCGCTTTTTTATTACATCATATGACTGAACTATCATTCTATAATATGTCGTCATTCATATACTATATTTATTATACACTTGCACATTCATATATATTATGCAACCACATATACACATGCTCCTATTCATATATAATGTTATTTTGAATGTATATGTGATGCTTCATTAAATTAACAACATAAATCAATATCAATGATGACTGATATACTGTATCTGTGCCACTTTGATCTGGATTAGCACACCATTCACTGGAGTAAATAACTTTTTCAACTTACCTGCATGTCTCTCCTGGGATTAATGAAGTTTGATCTCATCTTAAAACTTACTCCTTTAATTACAGTTGTTTCAAGCCCATTTCAAGAAGATCCCTTAATTGCTCTGTTACCTTCTAGTTGTGTCTCACTGTGcgcacctgcagcaggaagtaGTCGATACTGTGTGATACACTCATTGCCAGCAGAGGGAGACTCATCGCTGTCTAAACCATAATCTGAGCTCTACAAATCCACTTTGCAAACGGCACAGTCAGTCGTCATAAATTATCATTGGAATTAAAGTAATTCAAATCTTTAAACTGTATAATTACCTCTAAAAATGTGCTTCCTTGCAAATTAAGATAGCGACAGGTGTTCCACAGGGTCAAAACAAAGCGTGTCTACActcaaaaacatgcattacTGTCTGTCTATGGATAAAAAGTTCAGATATGTATGCACAGGAAAAGCAATTTAGTTTGATGCAACTTATTTACCTCGAAGCCTGTTGTGGAAACTGATGAGaatcatttctttctgctgcaaaaatgctgattttattGCTTCTACAAACGGGGAGCAggtgaataaaaatgtgcatttcgACCTCTGCAGATAATCACCAGATCAGACATGAGCCTCCAGGTTTGCGGCTGCTGCGGCTGGTCCAAGGTTACCACCTACCATGGCCTCAGAACTCACCAGGGGAAGATGGGATGCACGCCGAAGGGGATGAGGATCCCTGAGAGTCAACAGTTTGGAATTAACAGCTACTCTCCGAAACTGACCTTCATCGGACctccaataaaaataaatgagccTTACAGGGATATCTTCACCCCTGCTATCAAGCCTGGTGAGTGACCCAACAACCTCTACTACTGATGTCTCTAATTATTCTGATGCAAACAGTCAAATGTGGCAAACAGGAGgattaacagaaaaaatgtgtggtgcattaaaaaaaaaaaaaggctgtccCATAATGGTGTTAATTCAATTTTTCAATTTAACTGCACCCACCATTACTCACTACTGAATGTAACATGGTCGACAGTTGGTTTAATGCTTCAAAGACAACCtactttaaaaaatgaatgtttttttttcttattttcagcaGTTGAACGGGACCTCTGGACAAGACTATTGGAAGAACCCCTTCAAGTGGACACCAGACCAATCAACAGCACCCCAGTCAAGAAGGAGGTATATTCGAGCAAAAATAAGCCTAAACATGCCTTAAAAACTGCAGAATCAGTTCAGGAGATAATAAAGTTATAGGCTCATCTAATGGAAGATGTTGAAACTTCTAGTTAAATGCATGAATTACGGATAATGCAGGATACGTTAATGTATTAATGGAATGAAATGGAAATCTTTAGCGATATGGAAAAGTAAAATCTTCCACTTTTCCCTGACAGCTTTCCTTCACGCCACTGTCGCAGACCTTCGGCAGCCACATGAATCCTGCGGCGACGGAGGCAAAATCACGTAGGCTCCGTCACGAATTCAAAGCAGAACCAGAGCAGGAGCAACATGTAGATACGGGtcaaagctgctgtgtttcaccGCGACCGTCTCCTTTCTCCACAGTGTTCGAAACGCCACAGCAGTCCCATCAAACCGCCACCAAAGCTCGCCGAGCGCTCGAGTTCCCCAGCGGTCCGccgcagctgcagcaggttcTCGACTCGCCTGAATTGAATTTTTTAAACATGCACCGCTTTCAAATGTGTCTTATTAAATAGAGCCATTGCAGCCTGAGAAGTTCTACAGCATTCATTTAGGCTTTTACCATTTGGTGAGTTTGCACTGACTGCTTTCGTCCTTTCGATGGCGCAGCTGGTCTGGGATCTTCCAACAACTGCGGCCCAGGAAGCGGTGGTCCGACcgaaggagaaagagagggagaaagagagagagaaagagagggagaatgagagggagGCTCAAAAACTACTGAAGGTAATAAACACCGAATGATGATCTTCAATGCAGTGTCAATCTATTGATCCACGCTGAGATATCTCATCTATCGGATCGCTTTGTCCAGACATTCGTGCCTACCAGATGTTGTATCCGTgggactttggtgatcccctgatgTTTCCTCTAGCGCCCCCAGCAGGTTGACGTCTGTGGCTTTAAGTGATATGTGCCAACAACTTGTATTGGTTGTCATGGCACACGTTCAGGTGCCCCCTTAGGATGCatgctttggtttatgaacCAATGGcagtcccatcagcctcagctgtacttcagCGCTAATTAGCACATGATAGCATACTAACACGCTAAACTATGAGGGTGAGCATGTTGCTATACCTGCTgcacatcagcatgctagcttTGTCgttgtgagcatgctagcatcctGGCATTAGCGTGTAGCTCATAGCACTACTTTGCCTacatgcagcctcacagagctgctagcatagctgaCTCTATTGGGTTTTTTTGCACCTCTAATTTAGCCTTTTAGCATTTATTAGTCTTTATCAATCCGCTTTACATTCATCAATGCTTTCATTGTATATCACTACAATGTGTGCATACTAACATCAGTTCTTTTTGCCTTCACTCAAGGCAAAACAAGACCGGATGAGGGCTGATTTACAGCAGAAAATTCAGCTGAGAAAACAGAACATTGCAGAAGTGAGATCATCTGTCAAAGCCTGCAAGGTAAGCTGCAGGAGATTTTTAACCTTTTGGGTTTAGTCTTGGTTAATTTGTCTTTAACACCCTGCCTGTTCGTCGCACCTTTCAGGGCATCTTGGATGCAGAATGGCTGGAAATCAACGGCGTGTTCTCAGAGGTGATGAGAGTTGTGGAAGACGCTCGGCAGGAAGCCCTCCGGCCGCTGGAGGAGAGGTCAGTCAGATTATAACACCCCAATGGTGGCCGTGAATgcaaaatatatactgtatgcagtGATGGTAGTTTTAGGAAAATGAACTGATGTGAAGTGGGTTATTTGTAGGAGATACAGAGTGAAGAGAGAAGAACAAGATCTGGTTCAGAAATTGCAAAAGGAAATCGACAGACTCAAAAAGAGCATCGATGAGCTGGACGGAAACTTGCAGGTGAGCGTCACTGTGCTTCCACTCTGCATGTCGCGGTACAGCGTGGCGGCTGAGCCAGGAGGCACGGCTTTGTGGTGTAATGCAGCTTCAAGATTTACATGTACATTCATTGCAAGTTAGAGATATCATCAACCATTCGGTGCATTCGTCCacttttatttctgactcatgaaacacacacacaggtttctcctccagcaggccTGGATGAATCTCAAGACTGGGAAAAAC
It encodes the following:
- the LOC121626847 gene encoding E3 ubiquitin-protein ligase TRIM21-like isoform X2; translated protein: MSLQVCGCCGWSKVTTYHGLRTHQGKMGCTPKGMRIPESQQFGINSYSPKLTFIGPPIKINEPYRDIFTPAIKPAVERDLWTRLLEEPLQVDTRPINSTPVKKELSFTPLSQTFGSHMNPAATEAKSLFETPQQSHQTATKARRALEFPSGPPQLQQLVWDLPTTAAQEAVVRPKEKEREKEREKERENEREAQKLLKAKQDRMRADLQQKIQLRKQNIAEVRSSVKACKGILDAEWLEINGVFSEVMRVVEDARQEALRPLEERRYRVKREEQDLVQKLQKEIDRLKKSIDELDGNLQVSPPAGLDESQDWEKLAVSGSFLLGSLRSTTSNMTEQILQTLDKLSSVELKRIPTFAVDVKLDPTTAHQSLLLSPDRKKVRDGGQTQRLPDAPERFDMFGSVLGLNRLTFGKSYWEVEVSNKTGWDLGVARRSANRKGKLSLTPDNGYWVTVHYGGEKYAALTEPATSLPLTAKPQKVGVFVDHKEGLVSFYDVTAQAHIYSFTECSFDGEILPYFSPHLERNGRNSAPLVISDVIKHK
- the LOC121626847 gene encoding E3 ubiquitin-protein ligase TRIM21-like isoform X1 — protein: MIQRSVEVTERKIITRSDMSLQVCGCCGWSKVTTYHGLRTHQGKMGCTPKGMRIPESQQFGINSYSPKLTFIGPPIKINEPYRDIFTPAIKPAVERDLWTRLLEEPLQVDTRPINSTPVKKELSFTPLSQTFGSHMNPAATEAKSLFETPQQSHQTATKARRALEFPSGPPQLQQLVWDLPTTAAQEAVVRPKEKEREKEREKERENEREAQKLLKAKQDRMRADLQQKIQLRKQNIAEVRSSVKACKGILDAEWLEINGVFSEVMRVVEDARQEALRPLEERRYRVKREEQDLVQKLQKEIDRLKKSIDELDGNLQVSPPAGLDESQDWEKLAVSGSFLLGSLRSTTSNMTEQILQTLDKLSSVELKRIPTFAVDVKLDPTTAHQSLLLSPDRKKVRDGGQTQRLPDAPERFDMFGSVLGLNRLTFGKSYWEVEVSNKTGWDLGVARRSANRKGKLSLTPDNGYWVTVHYGGEKYAALTEPATSLPLTAKPQKVGVFVDHKEGLVSFYDVTAQAHIYSFTECSFDGEILPYFSPHLERNGRNSAPLVISDVIKHK